A window from Canis aureus isolate CA01 chromosome 23, VMU_Caureus_v.1.0, whole genome shotgun sequence encodes these proteins:
- the LOC144294563 gene encoding L-lactate dehydrogenase A chain isoform X1 produces MSESSGSYTYTQTSILFFHAKIPFGSKSKMATLKDQLIQNLLKEDHTPQNKITVVGVGAVGMACAISILMKDLADELALVDVMEDKLKGEMMDLQHGSLFLRTPKIVSGKDYNVTANSKLVIITAGARQQEGESRLNLVQRNVNIFKFIIPNIVKYSPNCKLLVVSNPVDILTYVAWKISGFPKNRVIGSGCNLDSARFRYLMGERLGVHPLSCHGWVLGEHGDSSVPVWSGVNVAGVSLKNLHPDLGTDADKEQWKQVHKQVVDSAYEVIKLKGYTSWAIGLSVADLAESIMKNLRRVHPISTMIKGLYGIKDDVFLSVPCILGQNGISDVVKVTLTPEEEARLKKSADTLWGIQKELQF; encoded by the exons ATGAGTGAATCCTCAGGAAGCTATACTTACACCCAAACATCAATATTATTTTTCCATGCCAAG ATTCCTTTTGGTTCTAAGTCCAAAATGGCAACGCTCAAGGATCAGCTGATTCAGAATCTTCTTAAGGAAGACCATACCCCCCAGAATAAGATTACAGTTGTTGGGGTTGGTGCTGTTGGCATGGCTTGTGCCATCAGTATCTTAATGAAG gaCTTGGCAGATGAACTCGCTCTTGTTGATGTCATGGAAGACAAATTGAAGGGAGAGATGATGGATCTCCAGCACGGCAGCCTTTTCCTTAGAACACCAAAAATTGTCTCTGGCAAAG ACTACAATGTGACTGCAAACTCCAAGCTGGTTATTATCACGGCTGGGGCACGTCAGCAAGAGGGAGAAAGTCGTCTTAATTTGGTCCAGCGTAACGTGAACATCTTTAAGTTCATCATTCCTAATATTGTCAAATACAGCCCAAACTGCAAGTTGCTTGTTGTTTCCAATCCAG TGGATATCTTGACCTATGTGGCTTGGAAGATAAGTGGCTTTCCCAAAAACCGAGTTATTGGAAGTGGTTGCAATCTGGATTCAGCCCGGTTCCGTTACCTAATGGGGGAAAGGTTGGGAGTTCACCCGTTAAGCTGTCATGGGTGGGTCCTTGGAGAGCATGGAGACTCCAGTG TGCCTGTATGGAGTGGAGTAAATGTTGCTGGTGTCTCTCTGAAGAATCTGCACCCTGACTTAGGCACTGATGCAGATAAGGAACAGTGGAAACAGGTTCACAAACAGGTGGTTGACAG TGCCTATGAGGTGATCAAACTAAAAGGCTACACTTCCTGGGCCATTGGACTCTCTGTGGCAGATTTGGCAGAAAGTATAATGAAGAATCTTAGGCGGGTGCATCCAATTTCCACCATGATTAAG GGTCTCTATGGAATAAAAGATGATGTCTTCCTTAGTGTTCCTTGCATCTTGGGACAGAATGGAATCTCTGATGTTGTGAAGGTGACTCTGACTCCTGAGGAAGAGGCCCGTTTAAAGAAGAGTGCAGATACACTTTGGGGTATCCAAAAGGAGctgcagttttaa
- the LOC144294563 gene encoding L-lactate dehydrogenase A chain isoform X2, which translates to MATLKDQLIQNLLKEDHTPQNKITVVGVGAVGMACAISILMKDLADELALVDVMEDKLKGEMMDLQHGSLFLRTPKIVSGKDYNVTANSKLVIITAGARQQEGESRLNLVQRNVNIFKFIIPNIVKYSPNCKLLVVSNPVDILTYVAWKISGFPKNRVIGSGCNLDSARFRYLMGERLGVHPLSCHGWVLGEHGDSSVPVWSGVNVAGVSLKNLHPDLGTDADKEQWKQVHKQVVDSAYEVIKLKGYTSWAIGLSVADLAESIMKNLRRVHPISTMIKGLYGIKDDVFLSVPCILGQNGISDVVKVTLTPEEEARLKKSADTLWGIQKELQF; encoded by the exons ATGGCAACGCTCAAGGATCAGCTGATTCAGAATCTTCTTAAGGAAGACCATACCCCCCAGAATAAGATTACAGTTGTTGGGGTTGGTGCTGTTGGCATGGCTTGTGCCATCAGTATCTTAATGAAG gaCTTGGCAGATGAACTCGCTCTTGTTGATGTCATGGAAGACAAATTGAAGGGAGAGATGATGGATCTCCAGCACGGCAGCCTTTTCCTTAGAACACCAAAAATTGTCTCTGGCAAAG ACTACAATGTGACTGCAAACTCCAAGCTGGTTATTATCACGGCTGGGGCACGTCAGCAAGAGGGAGAAAGTCGTCTTAATTTGGTCCAGCGTAACGTGAACATCTTTAAGTTCATCATTCCTAATATTGTCAAATACAGCCCAAACTGCAAGTTGCTTGTTGTTTCCAATCCAG TGGATATCTTGACCTATGTGGCTTGGAAGATAAGTGGCTTTCCCAAAAACCGAGTTATTGGAAGTGGTTGCAATCTGGATTCAGCCCGGTTCCGTTACCTAATGGGGGAAAGGTTGGGAGTTCACCCGTTAAGCTGTCATGGGTGGGTCCTTGGAGAGCATGGAGACTCCAGTG TGCCTGTATGGAGTGGAGTAAATGTTGCTGGTGTCTCTCTGAAGAATCTGCACCCTGACTTAGGCACTGATGCAGATAAGGAACAGTGGAAACAGGTTCACAAACAGGTGGTTGACAG TGCCTATGAGGTGATCAAACTAAAAGGCTACACTTCCTGGGCCATTGGACTCTCTGTGGCAGATTTGGCAGAAAGTATAATGAAGAATCTTAGGCGGGTGCATCCAATTTCCACCATGATTAAG GGTCTCTATGGAATAAAAGATGATGTCTTCCTTAGTGTTCCTTGCATCTTGGGACAGAATGGAATCTCTGATGTTGTGAAGGTGACTCTGACTCCTGAGGAAGAGGCCCGTTTAAAGAAGAGTGCAGATACACTTTGGGGTATCCAAAAGGAGctgcagttttaa
- the LOC144294563 gene encoding L-lactate dehydrogenase A chain isoform X3, protein MATLKDQLIQNLLKEDHTPQNKITVVGVGAVGMACAISILMKDLADELALVDVMEDKLKGEMMDLQHGSLFLRTPKIVSGKDYNVTANSKLVIITAGARQQEGESRLNLVQRNVNIFKFIIPNIVKYSPNCKLLVVSNPVDILTYVAWKISGFPKNRVIGSGCNLDSARFRYLMGERLGVHPLSCHGWVLGEHGDSSVPVWSGVNVAGVSLKNLHPDLGTDADKEQWKQCRYTLGYPKGAAVLKFSNVPSHCLDYNKILIGGCVCCPYYLTCYSSRNIKMA, encoded by the exons ATGGCAACGCTCAAGGATCAGCTGATTCAGAATCTTCTTAAGGAAGACCATACCCCCCAGAATAAGATTACAGTTGTTGGGGTTGGTGCTGTTGGCATGGCTTGTGCCATCAGTATCTTAATGAAG gaCTTGGCAGATGAACTCGCTCTTGTTGATGTCATGGAAGACAAATTGAAGGGAGAGATGATGGATCTCCAGCACGGCAGCCTTTTCCTTAGAACACCAAAAATTGTCTCTGGCAAAG ACTACAATGTGACTGCAAACTCCAAGCTGGTTATTATCACGGCTGGGGCACGTCAGCAAGAGGGAGAAAGTCGTCTTAATTTGGTCCAGCGTAACGTGAACATCTTTAAGTTCATCATTCCTAATATTGTCAAATACAGCCCAAACTGCAAGTTGCTTGTTGTTTCCAATCCAG TGGATATCTTGACCTATGTGGCTTGGAAGATAAGTGGCTTTCCCAAAAACCGAGTTATTGGAAGTGGTTGCAATCTGGATTCAGCCCGGTTCCGTTACCTAATGGGGGAAAGGTTGGGAGTTCACCCGTTAAGCTGTCATGGGTGGGTCCTTGGAGAGCATGGAGACTCCAGTG TGCCTGTATGGAGTGGAGTAAATGTTGCTGGTGTCTCTCTGAAGAATCTGCACCCTGACTTAGGCACTGATGCAGATAAGGAACAGTGGAAACAG TGCAGATACACTTTGGGGTATCCAAAAGGAGctgcagttttaaaattttctaatgtaCCAAGTCACTGTCTAGACTACAACAAGATTTTAATTGGAGGTTGTGTATGTTGTCCTTATTATCTGACCTGTTACTCAAGTCGTAATATTAAAATGGCCTAA